The Flavobacterium galactosidilyticum nucleotide sequence TTTTTGAAGTCGATGAGAATGTAGCTCCTTTTATATTGAAAAAACTGAACGTGAATGTCCCTTTATTTATTCAAATATTAGATAGCACTATTCAGAGTTTTCCTAAAGTTTCTGGTGGTGAAATAATGTTATCCAGAACAGCAAACACCGCTCTGAATGAAGCCGAAATTATTGCAAAAAAGATGAATGATGAATTCGTTTCGATAGAGCATTTAATTTTAGCCATTTTTGATTCAAAAACAAAAGCAGCGCAAATCTTAAAAGATCAAGGTGTAACAGGAAAAGGACTTAAAGCCGCAATCGATGAATTGCGTAAAGGAGAAAGAGTAACATCGGCATCCGCTGAGGAAACCTATAACTCTCTAAATAAATACGCAAAAAACCTAAATGAATTAGCTCGAAATGGAAAACTAGATCCAGTGATAGGACGTGATGAAGAAATTCGTCGTGTATTACAGATTTTAATGCGTAGAACTAAAAACAACCCAATGCTAGTGGGAGAACCTGGAGTGGGTAAAACCGCCATTGCAGAAGGTTTAGCACATCGAATTGTGGACGGAGATGTTCCAGATAATTTAAAAGACAAAATCGTTTATTCGCTAGATATGGGAGCGCTGATTGCTGGTGCAAAATTCAAAGGAGAATTTGAAGAGCGTTTGAAAGCTGTCGTTAAAGAAGTAACTTCTTCTGAAGGTGATATTGTATTATTCATTGACGAAATTCATACGCTTGTAGGTGCTGGTGGTGGCGAAGGTGCTATGGACGCTGCTAATATTTTAAAACCAGCTTTGGCTCGTGGAGAACTTCGCGCTATTGGTGCGACAACATTAGATGAATATCAAAAATATTTTGAAAAAGATAAAGCATTAGAAAGACGTTTCCAGAAAATAATGGTCGAAGAACCAGATACAGAAAGTGCCATTTCTATTTTGCGTGGTATTAAGGAAAAATACGAGACGCATCATAAAGTTCAAATAAAAGATGACGCCATTATTGCTGCTGTTGAATTATCACAACGTTACATTACGAACCGTTTTCTTCCAGACAAAGCGATTGACTTAATGGATGAAGCGGCTTCAAAACTGCGTATGGAAATCAACTCAAAACCCGAAGAATTAGATGTTTTAGATCGAAAAATCATGCAGTTAGAAATTGAAATCGAAGCGATCAAACGAGAAAAGGACGAAAGCAAACTCAAAATTTTGGGAATGGATTTGGCTAATCTCAAAGAAGATCGTAACGAAATTTATGCTAAATGGAAATCTGAAAAAGATGTAGTTGATAACATTCAAACGGTAAAAACAGAAATTGAAGACTTTAAATATGAAGCAGAACGTGCAGAACGTGA carries:
- the clpB gene encoding ATP-dependent chaperone ClpB, whose amino-acid sequence is MNINKFTIKSQEAIQLSQQLAQSHGQQQIENEHIFKAIFEVDENVAPFILKKLNVNVPLFIQILDSTIQSFPKVSGGEIMLSRTANTALNEAEIIAKKMNDEFVSIEHLILAIFDSKTKAAQILKDQGVTGKGLKAAIDELRKGERVTSASAEETYNSLNKYAKNLNELARNGKLDPVIGRDEEIRRVLQILMRRTKNNPMLVGEPGVGKTAIAEGLAHRIVDGDVPDNLKDKIVYSLDMGALIAGAKFKGEFEERLKAVVKEVTSSEGDIVLFIDEIHTLVGAGGGEGAMDAANILKPALARGELRAIGATTLDEYQKYFEKDKALERRFQKIMVEEPDTESAISILRGIKEKYETHHKVQIKDDAIIAAVELSQRYITNRFLPDKAIDLMDEAASKLRMEINSKPEELDVLDRKIMQLEIEIEAIKREKDESKLKILGMDLANLKEDRNEIYAKWKSEKDVVDNIQTVKTEIEDFKYEAERAERDGDYGKVAEIRYGKIKEAQERLDILIKELQENQSGTSLIKEEVTREDIAEVVAKWTGIPVMKMLQGEREKLLKLEAELHQRVVGQEEAIEAVSDAVRRSRAGLQDMKKPVGTFLFLGTTGVGKTELAKALAEYLFDDENAMTRIDMSEYQERHSVSRLVGAPPGYVGYDEGGQLTEAVRRKPYSVILLDEIEKAHPDTFNILLQVLDEGRLTDNKGRLADFKNTIIIMTSNMGSQIIQDKFENLKGGVEAATEAAKVEVLGLLKQTVRPEFINRIDEIVMFTPLTNENIAKIVSLQLKSVTKMLALQGITMDATPEAIAYLTEKGYDPQFGARPVKRVIQRDVLNELSKEILSGKITTDSIVLIDAFDGKLVFRNQTELVN